Proteins from a genomic interval of Bradyrhizobium sp. CCGB01:
- a CDS encoding helix-turn-helix transcriptional regulator gives MPIVVNLDVMLARRKIRSRELAARIELTEANVSLLKSGKVRGIRFDTLERICAVLDCQPGDILEYVPDGADDALEPRTAGRKSA, from the coding sequence ATGCCGATCGTCGTCAATCTCGACGTCATGCTCGCCAGGCGCAAGATCAGATCGCGCGAGCTCGCGGCGCGCATCGAGCTCACGGAGGCGAATGTCTCCCTGCTGAAGTCCGGCAAGGTGCGCGGCATTCGCTTCGACACGCTGGAGCGGATCTGCGCCGTGCTCGACTGCCAGCCCGGCGATATCCTGGAATACGTCCCTGATGGCGCGGACGATGCGTTGGAGCCTCGCACGGCCGGTCGGAAATCGGCCTAG
- a CDS encoding DUF2975 domain-containing protein — MSVIAFPYPVPAEPRLRRIGRVVAVGALVCVAGAVLAVPLLWSSDEVLRHWIATESPLGARPFTLNFGTRFAGGLISLIGLAPVIYALLQLSMLFSRFARGEVFVTGNAWRIRRMGLALIVNAFMSPLVQMLTTINLTRANDPGQLVVMFGIEQSHVLSVLSGLALVAFATVMADAVRLWHENSEII; from the coding sequence ATGAGCGTGATCGCGTTTCCTTATCCTGTCCCGGCCGAGCCGCGGCTCCGGCGGATCGGGCGTGTCGTGGCCGTCGGCGCGCTCGTCTGCGTCGCCGGCGCGGTGCTTGCGGTGCCGCTGCTCTGGTCGAGTGACGAGGTGCTTCGGCACTGGATCGCGACAGAGTCCCCGCTGGGGGCGCGGCCGTTCACCCTCAATTTTGGCACGCGCTTCGCCGGCGGGCTGATCAGCCTGATCGGCCTTGCGCCCGTCATTTACGCGTTGTTGCAGCTCTCGATGCTGTTCTCCCGTTTCGCGCGCGGCGAGGTCTTTGTGACCGGGAACGCCTGGCGTATCCGCCGCATGGGCCTCGCGCTGATCGTCAATGCGTTCATGTCGCCATTGGTGCAGATGCTTACCACGATCAACCTGACGCGGGCCAACGATCCCGGCCAGCTCGTGGTCATGTTCGGGATCGAGCAGTCGCATGTGCTGTCGGTGCTGAGCGGCCTGGCGCTCGTCGCCTTCGCGACCGTGATGGCCGATGCCGTCCGCCTGTGGCACGAGAACAGTGAGATCATCTGA
- a CDS encoding response regulator: MFRIDFNKLRFLVCDDNPHMRRILRTLLHSFGAREVYEAEDGATALEMYSHYVPDIVITDWAMPIFDGLELAQMIRQPESKGNPYAPIIMLTGHSEKRRVTVARDAGVTEFLAKPISAKGLYQRILNVVASPRPFIKTKTYFGPDRRRNTNSAYMGPERRVGEKHEVMQQPSLLDKARSSI, encoded by the coding sequence ATGTTCCGCATCGATTTCAACAAGCTGCGCTTCCTCGTCTGCGACGACAATCCGCACATGCGCCGCATCCTGCGGACGCTGCTGCATTCCTTCGGCGCGCGCGAGGTCTATGAAGCCGAGGACGGCGCAACCGCGCTGGAAATGTACAGCCATTACGTCCCCGACATCGTCATCACCGACTGGGCGATGCCGATCTTCGACGGGCTCGAGCTCGCGCAGATGATCCGGCAGCCGGAATCCAAGGGCAATCCTTACGCGCCGATCATCATGCTGACCGGTCATTCCGAGAAGCGCCGCGTCACGGTGGCGCGCGATGCCGGTGTCACCGAATTCCTCGCCAAGCCGATCTCGGCCAAGGGGCTCTACCAGCGCATCCTCAACGTGGTCGCCAGTCCCCGCCCCTTCATCAAGACCAAGACCTATTTCGGTCCGGACCGGCGCCGCAACACCAACTCCGCCTATATGGGTCCCGAACGCCGCGTCGGCGAAAAGCACGAGGTGATGCAACAGCCCTCGCTGCTCGACAAGGCGCGGTCCTCCATCTAG
- a CDS encoding Hpt domain-containing protein, which yields MAKNSAKDIEVTAFATHHVITQPNPLRKVLRRVEEKDMDDPVGRAEQALAGLAGEFKDWMTTEVNRLSAAYVAIRNDGFTKDRRDELFRAAHDIKGDAATFGYPAAAGIAESLCRVIEHAPDLDKVPVELFTHHINAILAIVHENTKLDSISVSAELSRRLRKVADDYLADVNRDRPEHLEVILAPSIVPAE from the coding sequence ATGGCGAAGAACAGCGCAAAGGACATCGAGGTCACGGCCTTCGCCACGCATCATGTCATCACGCAGCCCAATCCGCTGCGCAAGGTTCTGCGCCGTGTCGAGGAAAAGGACATGGACGATCCGGTCGGCCGCGCCGAGCAGGCGCTGGCAGGCCTCGCCGGCGAGTTCAAGGACTGGATGACGACCGAAGTGAACCGGCTGTCCGCCGCCTACGTCGCCATCCGCAATGACGGCTTCACCAAGGACAGGCGAGACGAACTGTTCCGCGCCGCGCACGACATCAAGGGCGACGCTGCGACATTCGGCTATCCGGCGGCGGCGGGAATTGCGGAGAGCCTGTGCCGCGTCATCGAGCACGCGCCCGATCTCGACAAGGTGCCGGTCGAACTGTTCACGCACCACATCAACGCCATCCTCGCCATCGTGCACGAGAACACCAAGCTCGACAGCATCAGCGTCTCCGCCGAGCTCAGCCGCCGCCTGCGCAAGGTCGCCGACGACTATCTCGCCGACGTCAACCGCGACCGCCCCGAGCATCTCGAAGTGATCCTGGCACCGAGCATCGTGCCGGCGGAGTAA
- a CDS encoding DUF2336 domain-containing protein → MIVRQFINWIRTAPAGERAEATRALARAWLISDLSHDDRVAAEGALLMLLDDPSPLVRQAMAEAFARSTDAPASIVRALSGDQPTVALPVLEHSPLLIDADLVDIVATGNDEVQCAVARRIALPVSVCAAIAEVGCAAAALELIENPHAELAPFSWDRIVERHGHLAAIREAMLVLEDLPAATRVALVAKLSETLAQFVVARNWLSADRAERIATEARDRSTMNIAARSRGEDMQGLVRHLRITGQLTAGLILRALLSSNLDLFDAALAELADLPLARVSALLHDRGGNSLHALLRRAGLPEATFAAFQVALDACHEQGFVDSDDGAARLRRRMVERVLTHCETDRGATEPLMVLLRRFATESAREEARLFCDELVADEAIDPVYDDLIAA, encoded by the coding sequence ATGATCGTTCGGCAGTTCATCAATTGGATCAGGACGGCGCCCGCTGGCGAGCGGGCCGAGGCAACACGGGCGTTGGCCCGGGCCTGGCTGATCTCAGACCTTTCCCATGACGACCGCGTCGCCGCCGAAGGCGCGCTACTGATGCTGCTCGACGATCCCTCGCCGCTGGTGCGGCAGGCGATGGCCGAAGCCTTTGCACGCAGCACCGATGCCCCGGCATCGATCGTGCGGGCGTTGTCGGGGGACCAGCCGACCGTCGCGCTGCCCGTGCTCGAACATTCTCCGCTCCTGATCGATGCCGACCTCGTCGACATCGTCGCAACCGGCAATGACGAGGTGCAGTGCGCGGTCGCGCGCCGCATCGCGTTGCCGGTCTCGGTCTGCGCCGCGATTGCCGAAGTCGGCTGCGCGGCGGCGGCCCTCGAGCTGATCGAAAATCCCCACGCCGAGCTGGCGCCGTTCTCCTGGGACCGCATCGTCGAACGTCACGGCCATCTCGCCGCGATCCGCGAGGCGATGCTGGTGCTGGAGGATCTGCCGGCCGCGACGCGTGTCGCGCTGGTGGCAAAACTCTCCGAGACTCTCGCGCAGTTCGTGGTGGCGCGGAACTGGCTGAGCGCCGACCGCGCCGAGCGCATTGCGACCGAGGCGCGTGACCGCTCCACCATGAACATCGCGGCGCGTTCGCGTGGCGAAGACATGCAGGGCCTGGTGCGGCACCTGCGCATCACGGGCCAGCTCACGGCGGGTCTGATCCTGCGTGCGCTGCTGTCGAGCAATCTCGATCTGTTCGATGCGGCGCTCGCCGAACTCGCGGACCTGCCGCTCGCGCGCGTCTCCGCGCTGCTGCACGATCGCGGCGGCAACAGCCTGCACGCGCTGCTCCGCCGCGCCGGGCTGCCCGAGGCGACCTTTGCGGCGTTCCAGGTCGCGCTCGATGCCTGCCACGAGCAGGGTTTTGTCGACAGCGACGACGGCGCGGCGCGGCTGCGCCGGCGCATGGTCGAGCGCGTGCTCACCCATTGCGAGACCGACCGCGGCGCCACCGAACCGCTGATGGTCCTGCTGCGCCGCTTTGCGACCGAGTCGGCGCGCGAAGAGGCGCGGCTGTTCTGCGATGAGCTCGTCGCGGATGAGGCGATCGATCCGGTGTATGACGATCTGATCGCGGCGTAG
- a CDS encoding lytic transglycosylase domain-containing protein: MPALLNAARGGHFIMSVDNSSASQTAVLDPSRARVAGAIKQASNISGVSFQYMLTTAKMESDFDPTAGATTSSAHGLYQFIDQTWLGTVKEAGTQLGYGNYSDAITRTSSGGYTVDDPVMKRSIMKLRDDPEAASTMAAALTQSNSFKLTGLLGRRPSDSELYMAHFMGVGGAAKLIANAEDNPQAVGARLFPNAASANRSIFYARDGRARSVSEVYSVLDARYASAANSKTTRSAMAMYGGTPSTTQVASANGVQPTAPVIDNAAYLQTFPDARGVTPVSATSSTTVADSAPTTPAFRSIYQPGDVQPVSTTVQKLWGNNASLTSVASATPEVRPPQPLDLFSDRSGTFSS; the protein is encoded by the coding sequence TTGCCGGCGCTGCTCAACGCCGCACGGGGCGGGCACTTCATCATGTCGGTCGACAATTCCAGTGCCTCGCAGACGGCGGTTCTCGATCCGTCGCGGGCGCGCGTCGCCGGTGCGATCAAGCAGGCCTCGAACATCAGCGGCGTCAGCTTCCAGTACATGCTGACCACCGCCAAGATGGAATCGGATTTCGATCCGACGGCGGGAGCCACCACGTCGTCCGCGCACGGGCTCTACCAGTTCATCGACCAGACGTGGCTCGGTACCGTGAAGGAGGCGGGCACCCAGCTTGGCTATGGCAATTATTCCGACGCCATCACCAGGACGTCCTCAGGCGGCTACACCGTCGATGATCCCGTGATGAAGCGGTCGATCATGAAGCTGCGCGACGATCCGGAAGCCGCTTCCACCATGGCGGCGGCGCTGACGCAGTCGAACAGTTTCAAGCTTACCGGCCTGCTCGGCCGCAGGCCATCCGACAGCGAACTCTACATGGCGCATTTCATGGGCGTCGGCGGCGCCGCGAAACTGATCGCCAATGCCGAGGACAATCCGCAAGCGGTCGGCGCGCGGCTGTTTCCCAATGCGGCATCCGCCAACCGCTCGATCTTCTACGCCAGGGACGGCCGCGCCCGCAGCGTCTCCGAGGTCTATTCGGTGCTCGATGCGCGTTACGCCAGCGCGGCGAATTCGAAGACGACCCGCAGTGCGATGGCGATGTATGGCGGCACGCCGTCGACCACGCAGGTCGCGAGCGCCAACGGCGTGCAGCCCACCGCGCCCGTCATCGACAATGCCGCTTATCTCCAGACCTTTCCGGATGCGCGCGGCGTCACGCCGGTGAGCGCGACGTCGTCAACGACGGTCGCAGATAGCGCGCCCACCACGCCCGCATTCCGCTCGATCTATCAGCCCGGTGACGTGCAGCCAGTCTCGACGACCGTGCAGAAATTGTGGGGCAACAACGCCTCGCTCACCTCGGTCGCATCGGCGACGCCCGAGGTGCGGCCGCCGCAGCCGCTCGATCTCTTCAGCGATCGCAGCGGCACGTTCTCGAGCTGA
- the hisI gene encoding phosphoribosyl-AMP cyclohydrolase: MSAHSHEIEEGLAFLPRFDAAGLVTVVATDVATGDVLMVAHMNDEALRKTIATGEAWYFSRSRNALWRKGETSGQTQRVVEMRTDCDQDAVWLRVEQIGAACHTGRRSCFYRKVEAEGGGAKLVFVDADRLFDPDAVYKK, encoded by the coding sequence GTGTCCGCTCACTCCCATGAGATCGAGGAAGGCCTCGCCTTCCTGCCCAGGTTCGATGCCGCGGGCCTCGTGACGGTCGTCGCGACCGACGTCGCCACCGGCGACGTGCTCATGGTCGCGCACATGAACGACGAGGCGCTGCGCAAGACGATTGCGACCGGGGAGGCCTGGTACTTCAGTCGCTCGCGCAATGCCTTGTGGCGAAAAGGTGAGACCTCGGGTCAGACCCAGCGCGTGGTCGAGATGCGCACCGATTGCGACCAAGACGCGGTCTGGCTTCGCGTCGAGCAGATCGGTGCGGCGTGTCACACCGGTCGCCGGTCCTGCTTCTACCGCAAGGTCGAGGCCGAAGGCGGCGGCGCCAAGCTCGTCTTCGTCGATGCGGACAGGCTGTTCGATCCGGATGCGGTGTACAAGAAGTAA
- the folE gene encoding GTP cyclohydrolase I FolE — MDATIKSIRPNKPSDRQPESRPAELDPAEFLAAAVRADQPRPARAEAEAAVKTLLAYIGENTQREGLLDTPRRVVEAFDELYQGYHQCPAEVLDRTFGETAGYDDFVLVRDIEFTSQCEHHMMPFYGKAHIAYTPVERVVGLSKLARLTDIFARRLQTQEHLTAQIAAAIDEILKPRGVAVLIEAEHTCMSVRGVAKHGASTFTSRFTGMFRDNPAEQARFLSLVRGLQR, encoded by the coding sequence ATGGACGCTACCATCAAATCCATCCGCCCTAACAAGCCTTCTGACCGCCAGCCCGAGAGCCGCCCGGCGGAGCTTGATCCTGCCGAATTCCTCGCGGCGGCTGTTCGCGCCGACCAGCCCCGCCCGGCGCGCGCCGAAGCGGAAGCGGCGGTGAAGACGCTGCTCGCCTATATCGGCGAGAACACCCAGCGCGAGGGTCTGCTGGATACGCCGCGCCGTGTCGTCGAGGCCTTCGACGAGCTCTATCAGGGCTACCACCAGTGCCCGGCCGAAGTGCTCGACCGCACGTTCGGCGAGACCGCCGGCTACGATGACTTCGTGCTGGTGCGCGACATCGAGTTCACCTCGCAGTGCGAGCATCACATGATGCCGTTCTATGGCAAGGCGCACATCGCCTATACGCCGGTGGAACGGGTCGTCGGCCTGTCGAAGCTTGCGCGCCTGACCGACATCTTCGCCCGCCGGCTCCAGACCCAGGAGCATTTGACGGCGCAGATCGCCGCCGCCATCGACGAGATCCTCAAGCCGCGCGGCGTTGCCGTTCTGATCGAGGCCGAGCATACCTGCATGTCGGTGCGCGGCGTCGCCAAGCACGGCGCCTCGACCTTCACAAGCCGCTTCACCGGCATGTTCCGCGACAATCCGGCGGAGCAGGCCCGTTTCCTGTCCCTGGTGCGAGGCCTGCAGCGCTGA
- a CDS encoding iron-sulfur cluster assembly scaffold protein produces MLNDIYNKRIIELAGNIPRLGRLQDPDATATAHSKLCGSTVKIDLKMEGDKVTDFAHDVKACALGQASSSIMASRVVGSTASELRELRETVRKMLKENGAPPEGKWEEIKFLEPVRDYKARHASTLLTFDAVVDAIGQIEAKAKQPAAAQG; encoded by the coding sequence ATGCTGAACGACATCTATAACAAGCGGATCATCGAGCTGGCTGGGAATATTCCGCGCCTCGGACGGCTGCAGGACCCCGACGCCACCGCCACCGCCCATTCCAAATTGTGCGGCTCGACCGTGAAGATCGACCTCAAGATGGAGGGCGACAAGGTCACCGACTTCGCCCATGACGTGAAGGCCTGTGCTCTTGGACAAGCCTCTTCATCCATCATGGCAAGTCGCGTCGTCGGCTCGACCGCGAGCGAACTCCGTGAGTTACGTGAAACCGTTCGCAAGATGCTCAAGGAGAACGGCGCGCCTCCTGAAGGTAAATGGGAAGAGATCAAATTCCTCGAGCCGGTCCGCGACTACAAGGCGCGTCACGCCTCGACCCTCCTGACCTTCGATGCCGTGGTCGACGCGATCGGCCAGATCGAGGCAAAGGCCAAGCAGCCGGCCGCGGCGCAGGGCTGA
- the yidD gene encoding membrane protein insertion efficiency factor YidD, translating to MKHPDSGVGSTIAASLRRQPRNLGRGLIWLYRHTLSPLVGYNCRHLPTCSVYGDEAIERFGLWAGGWMTLARLLRCNPFGTSGIDNVPLTAPQGARWYFPWRYARWRGVNAS from the coding sequence ATGAAGCATCCAGACTCCGGTGTCGGTTCCACAATCGCTGCGTCACTGCGGCGGCAGCCTCGTAATCTCGGCCGCGGACTGATCTGGCTGTATCGTCACACGCTCTCGCCGCTGGTCGGCTACAACTGCCGGCACTTGCCGACCTGCTCCGTATACGGCGACGAGGCGATCGAACGGTTCGGGCTCTGGGCCGGCGGCTGGATGACACTGGCGCGCCTGCTCCGCTGCAACCCGTTCGGCACTTCGGGAATCGACAACGTGCCCCTCACCGCACCGCAGGGCGCGCGCTGGTACTTTCCCTGGCGTTACGCCCGCTGGCGCGGCGTCAACGCTTCCTGA
- a CDS encoding APC family permease, whose product MTASDVGPAPWTGRLTGSGSGVSVLVATAIVVADMIGVGVFTSLGFQVKDIPSGFSILSLWTIGGIVALCGVFSYSELGAMFPRSSGEYNFLGRAYHPAFGFLAGWVSATVGFAAPVALAAMAFGEYAKSVHPGLPPIPLAIAVVWLVSIVQLTGVRHSSTFQLISTILKVVLIVAFLVAGFVIGVPQPIAFTPQPGDLAHIVSAPFAIGLVFVMYSFSGWNAATYIIGEMNTPQQSLPRALLAGTLIVLVLYVALNAVFLYATPVGALAGQIDVASVAGSAIFGSLGGRIVGAMICVGLISSISAMMWIGPRVMMTMGEDIPALRVFSKRSASGAPAYAILFQLAVANLLLFTRSFEAVLDFIQFALLFCSFFTVAGVIKLRITDPGLPRPYRAWGYPFTPLVFLLVTGFMMYYLLTERPVQSLSGMLLMLSGLLIYAVFRRRPVAAGTSHNRE is encoded by the coding sequence ATGACGGCATCAGATGTGGGACCTGCGCCCTGGACTGGCCGGCTGACCGGAAGCGGATCCGGCGTCTCCGTTCTGGTCGCAACCGCCATCGTCGTGGCCGACATGATCGGGGTCGGCGTCTTCACCAGCCTCGGCTTCCAGGTCAAGGACATCCCGTCCGGCTTCTCGATCCTCTCGCTCTGGACCATCGGCGGCATCGTCGCGCTGTGCGGAGTGTTCTCCTACAGCGAGCTCGGCGCCATGTTTCCGCGTTCGAGCGGGGAGTATAATTTCCTCGGCCGCGCCTACCATCCCGCCTTCGGCTTTCTCGCCGGCTGGGTCTCGGCGACAGTCGGCTTCGCCGCGCCCGTCGCGCTTGCGGCGATGGCGTTCGGCGAATACGCGAAATCGGTCCATCCCGGGCTGCCGCCGATCCCGCTCGCCATCGCCGTGGTGTGGCTGGTCTCGATCGTGCAACTGACCGGCGTCAGGCACTCCTCGACTTTCCAATTGATCTCGACCATCTTGAAGGTCGTGCTGATCGTCGCCTTCCTGGTCGCCGGCTTCGTCATCGGTGTGCCGCAGCCGATCGCCTTCACGCCGCAGCCGGGCGACTTGGCGCACATCGTCAGTGCGCCCTTCGCGATCGGGCTGGTCTTCGTGATGTACTCGTTCTCGGGCTGGAATGCTGCGACCTACATCATCGGCGAGATGAACACGCCGCAGCAGAGCCTGCCGCGCGCGCTGCTCGCGGGCACGCTGATCGTGCTCGTCCTGTACGTCGCGCTGAATGCGGTGTTTCTCTACGCGACGCCGGTCGGCGCGCTGGCCGGCCAGATCGATGTTGCCAGCGTCGCCGGCAGCGCGATCTTCGGCAGTCTCGGCGGCCGGATCGTCGGCGCGATGATCTGCGTCGGCCTGATCTCCTCGATCAGCGCGATGATGTGGATCGGCCCGCGCGTGATGATGACGATGGGCGAGGACATCCCGGCCCTGCGCGTGTTCTCGAAGCGATCGGCGAGCGGAGCGCCGGCCTATGCCATCCTGTTTCAGCTTGCCGTCGCCAATCTGCTGCTGTTCACGCGCAGCTTCGAGGCGGTGCTCGACTTCATCCAGTTCGCGCTGTTGTTCTGCTCGTTCTTCACGGTCGCCGGCGTCATCAAGCTGCGCATCACCGATCCGGGCCTGCCGCGACCCTATCGCGCCTGGGGATACCCGTTCACGCCGCTCGTTTTCCTGCTCGTGACCGGGTTCATGATGTACTACCTGTTGACCGAGCGGCCGGTGCAGTCGTTGTCGGGAATGCTGCTCATGCTCTCGGGCCTGTTGATCTATGCTGTTTTCCGCAGGCGGCCGGTCGCCGCTGGCACGTCACACAATCGCGAATAG
- a CDS encoding alpha/beta hydrolase — translation MVGAVPKLRADTRADRTLSVAHGRALRIGLISALVPLSLALVQCGRAPNPAALAANSQANVQVVAKTNPRAANPQVASADTFEDRFPAPQFGERFPSASESFLQRQMSDFSPKRAVQQQPQQEQAPYKVASLAPQVPYQRPPREDLTTLVSMKSSAFPYFGNNPASDAPFLNISKGDRRGHRSYSGRVYWQDETYSDSRVLMHVPEHFDVRKPGVIVVFFHGNGATLERDVRDRQLVPRQVTDSGANAILLAPQMAVDAADSSAGKFWQPGGFKRFMEESANHLAQVTGDPNNARAFANMPIVIVGYSGGFLPTAWSLEVGGISDRVRGVVLLDAVYGEMDKFASWIESHRSGFFVSSYTRYTARRDRELMSMLRQKGISVSEDMDGPLRPGSVVFVETGDGITHRDYVTRAWTRDPLKDVLVKMSATPSLALTRVASTNPPASSR, via the coding sequence ATGGTCGGGGCCGTTCCGAAACTGAGAGCTGACACTCGTGCCGATCGGACGCTGTCCGTTGCGCACGGTCGCGCGCTCCGGATCGGGCTGATCTCGGCCCTGGTGCCGCTGTCGCTGGCGCTGGTTCAATGCGGCCGGGCGCCCAACCCGGCGGCGCTCGCGGCGAACTCGCAGGCCAACGTCCAGGTGGTCGCCAAGACAAATCCGCGAGCCGCCAATCCGCAAGTTGCAAGCGCCGACACGTTCGAGGATCGCTTCCCGGCCCCGCAGTTCGGGGAGCGCTTCCCGTCGGCGAGCGAGAGTTTTCTGCAACGGCAGATGTCGGACTTCTCGCCCAAACGCGCCGTGCAGCAGCAGCCTCAACAGGAGCAGGCGCCCTACAAGGTGGCCTCGCTCGCGCCGCAGGTCCCCTACCAGCGTCCGCCGCGCGAGGACCTGACGACGCTCGTCAGCATGAAATCGTCGGCCTTCCCCTATTTCGGCAACAACCCTGCCTCGGACGCGCCGTTCCTCAACATCTCCAAGGGCGACCGCCGCGGCCACCGCAGCTATTCCGGTCGCGTCTACTGGCAGGACGAGACCTACAGCGACAGCCGTGTGCTGATGCACGTGCCCGAGCATTTCGACGTGCGCAAGCCGGGCGTGATCGTGGTGTTCTTCCACGGCAATGGCGCAACGCTGGAGCGCGACGTGCGCGATCGCCAACTCGTGCCGCGGCAGGTCACCGATTCCGGCGCCAATGCCATCCTGCTGGCGCCGCAGATGGCGGTCGATGCCGCCGATTCCAGCGCCGGCAAATTCTGGCAGCCCGGCGGCTTCAAGCGCTTCATGGAAGAGTCCGCCAACCATCTGGCTCAGGTCACCGGCGATCCCAACAACGCACGCGCCTTCGCCAACATGCCGATCGTGATCGTCGGCTACAGCGGCGGCTTCCTGCCGACGGCCTGGAGCCTCGAGGTCGGCGGCATCAGTGACCGCGTCCGCGGCGTCGTGCTGCTCGATGCCGTGTATGGCGAGATGGACAAGTTCGCCTCCTGGATCGAGAGCCACCGCTCCGGCTTCTTCGTCAGCTCCTACACCCGCTACACCGCGCGGCGCGACCGCGAGCTGATGAGCATGCTGCGGCAAAAGGGCATCAGCGTCTCCGAGGACATGGACGGGCCCTTGCGTCCCGGCAGCGTGGTGTTCGTCGAAACCGGCGACGGCATCACACATCGTGATTATGTGACGCGCGCCTGGACGCGGGACCCGCTCAAGGACGTGCTGGTGAAGATGTCGGCGACGCCGTCGCTGGCGCTGACGCGCGTGGCATCCACCAATCCGCCTGCATCAAGCCGCTAA
- a CDS encoding GrlR family regulatory protein, translating to MRQGLYKVDFHTVHGTGCGVVYVTEGKMRGGNSAFAFIGTYAGEGDSIKVKISTERYNDDPSFKPLFGNDRITLTLAGREDGDTAEFEGTALQVPGVAFRAVLSRLSD from the coding sequence GTGCGTCAGGGATTGTACAAGGTCGACTTCCACACGGTTCACGGAACCGGTTGCGGCGTCGTCTATGTGACTGAGGGCAAGATGCGCGGCGGCAATTCCGCCTTTGCCTTCATCGGCACCTATGCGGGCGAAGGCGACAGCATCAAGGTCAAGATCTCGACCGAGCGCTACAATGATGATCCGTCCTTCAAGCCGCTGTTCGGGAACGACCGGATCACGCTGACGCTCGCCGGCCGTGAGGACGGCGACACGGCGGAGTTCGAAGGCACCGCGCTGCAAGTGCCCGGCGTGGCCTTCAGGGCCGTGCTGAGCCGGCTCAGCGACTAG
- a CDS encoding MFS transporter: MKSLSPAAFRFTPTALMLGNLVTGCSVLAPAGMLPELSTGLGISIHAAGLLITFGAITLCIGSPLTAWLTSRIERRTLLTTTLAVLALGNLASAFAPDYTSLLVIRLVMLAVGALYTPQAAGTAALIVPVERRGSTIAYIFLGWSLAAAVGLPLITFIASRYGWRAAYGGIGALGCISFLLLLLRLPAGLTGAPVDLKTWSAVGRSRAILLLLAITMLQMSGQFVVFTFMGPLLKKLTDASPDAIGMVFGIYGVCGFLGVVIATRIVDTWGPFRTSLLFTCLLLAGITGWAVGAGSLVLMAIAVAIWGLGFASTNSMQQVRLVAAAPPLASATVALNTSVLYIGQAVGSAIGGLLFARELLHPLGFVAVGFVVLALILVVLTRPRPAVAATA, encoded by the coding sequence ATGAAATCCCTGTCCCCCGCCGCCTTTCGTTTTACGCCAACTGCCCTGATGCTCGGCAATCTCGTCACCGGCTGCTCGGTGCTGGCGCCGGCGGGCATGCTGCCGGAATTGTCGACGGGGCTCGGCATCAGTATCCATGCAGCCGGGCTGCTGATCACCTTCGGCGCGATCACGCTGTGCATCGGCTCGCCGCTGACCGCGTGGCTGACCAGCCGCATCGAGCGGCGGACGCTGCTGACGACGACGCTCGCGGTGCTCGCCCTTGGCAATCTCGCCTCGGCCTTTGCCCCTGACTACACGAGCCTGCTCGTCATCCGCCTGGTGATGCTCGCGGTCGGCGCGCTCTACACGCCGCAGGCCGCCGGCACGGCGGCGCTGATCGTGCCGGTGGAGCGGCGGGGCAGCACGATCGCCTATATCTTTCTCGGCTGGTCGTTGGCTGCCGCCGTCGGCCTCCCGCTGATCACCTTCATCGCCAGCCGCTATGGCTGGCGCGCGGCCTATGGCGGGATCGGCGCGCTCGGCTGCATCAGCTTCCTGTTGTTGCTGCTGCGGCTGCCGGCGGGCCTGACGGGCGCGCCTGTTGACCTGAAGACCTGGAGCGCGGTCGGGCGAAGCAGGGCTATTCTGCTGCTGCTTGCGATCACGATGCTGCAGATGTCCGGGCAGTTCGTGGTGTTCACCTTCATGGGCCCGCTGCTCAAGAAGCTCACCGACGCCAGCCCCGATGCGATCGGCATGGTGTTCGGCATCTACGGTGTTTGCGGTTTCCTCGGCGTTGTCATCGCGACCCGCATCGTCGACACCTGGGGACCTTTTCGGACCTCGCTGCTGTTCACCTGCCTGCTGCTTGCGGGCATCACCGGCTGGGCAGTCGGTGCGGGGAGCCTGGTGTTGATGGCGATCGCGGTCGCGATCTGGGGCCTCGGCTTTGCCTCGACCAATTCGATGCAGCAGGTGCGGCTGGTTGCGGCGGCGCCGCCGCTTGCATCGGCAACCGTCGCGCTCAACACCTCCGTTCTCTATATCGGCCAGGCTGTCGGCTCCGCCATCGGCGGACTGCTGTTCGCCCGCGAACTCCTGCATCCGCTCGGCTTCGTCGCGGTCGGCTTTGTCGTGCTGGCTTTGATCCTGGTGGTCCTGACCCGGCCGCGGCCGGCTGTGGCCGCCACAGCCTGA